A genomic window from bacterium includes:
- the ribD gene encoding bifunctional diaminohydroxyphosphoribosylaminopyrimidine deaminase/5-amino-6-(5-phosphoribosylamino)uracil reductase RibD codes for GFAHAEINALNQAKTKARGATLYVNLEPCSHQGRTPPCTKSIIKAGIKKVVASMLDPNPIVSGKEELEKAGILVEVGMLEKEAKKLNEVYIKYMTTKLPFVILKSAITLDGKITTLEKSWITSNESRRLVHRLRAEVDAILAGKNTILIDDPLLTARIKGAKDPFKIIVDTKLEIPLSAKILKNPEKVIIATTKQAQEHKIQSLKKSGVKILILPESKKMVDIKELMKKLGGMEITSILVEGGAQINASFLENGLIDKVFFFIAPKIAGNKQVNAVGNLTQTIRLKELTTRKIGDDILICGYV; via the coding sequence GGATTTGCTCATGCAGAAATAAATGCCCTTAACCAGGCTAAAACAAAAGCAAGAGGAGCAACCCTTTATGTGAACTTAGAGCCCTGTTCTCATCAAGGTCGAACTCCACCCTGTACCAAAAGTATTATTAAAGCAGGAATCAAAAAGGTCGTAGCCAGTATGCTTGACCCAAATCCAATAGTTTCAGGTAAAGAAGAATTAGAAAAAGCAGGTATCCTGGTAGAAGTAGGGATGTTAGAAAAAGAGGCAAAAAAACTCAACGAGGTCTATATTAAATATATGACGACTAAATTGCCTTTTGTCATTCTTAAATCGGCTATTACCTTAGATGGCAAGATAACAACATTAGAGAAAAGTTGGATTACTTCTAATGAAAGTAGAAGATTAGTCCACAGGTTACGGGCAGAAGTTGATGCGATTTTAGCTGGCAAAAACACTATTTTAATTGATGACCCATTACTTACGGCGAGAATAAAAGGAGCAAAAGACCCATTTAAAATAATTGTGGATACAAAATTAGAAATTCCACTTTCGGCAAAGATATTAAAAAATCCTGAGAAAGTAATCATCGCTACAACTAAACAGGCACAGGAACATAAAATTCAAAGCCTGAAGAAATCAGGGGTAAAAATCTTAATTCTACCTGAATCTAAAAAAATGGTAGATATTAAAGAATTAATGAAAAAATTAGGAGGGATGGAAATAACCAGTATTTTAGTCGAAGGTGGGGCTCAAATAAATGCCTCTTTTTTAGAAAATGGATTGATAGATAAGGTATTCTTTTTTATTGCCCCTAAAATAGCCGGTAATAAACAAGTCAATGCAGTCGGAAATTTGACCCAAACAATCCGATTAAAAGAACTCACGACGAGAAAAATAGGCGATGATATTCTGATATGTGGTTATGTTTAA